The sequence CTTTAACTTTACAATCTGAGGTTAGGTTAAAACTTTGAGTAGGGAAAACTGGAGGGAAAGGTGTGATCTTTTTCACTAACATGGGCAAGTATCGctcatagaaaagaaaacacaagTAGCTGGCAATAAAGAATATATGGTTGAACATGGACAGATGAAGATAAAAGAACACGTGAAATTTGCATTCAAGCAAAGATGATGAAAAACCATTTCCCAGAGTTGAAAGGAAATTCAGACTCGTTAGATCTTCTTGTTCATTCTGATTATATGTGAATTGAATGGCTAAGGCGCCCCTTaactttttattcttctaatATTTCCCCTTTTTGAGACCAGCTTTCCAAGAGTGTGATTTATTTCTTCCAAAAATCGAATTTCAAGAAGTAACTACCagaaaaaaacttaaaaaaatgaaaatcagCAAATACCAAATTAGCTCTAAgattaatattcttaatttaacACCACATCACAGGATATGTGCAAAAACATATTTACAGTTggttaattaaaaacatattctttttcttcaaaggaaaaatagaaaaggaaggGAAGCAATGTTCATCCTTTCAACTTGGGACAAAAATTTATACATCTTCCACGGCAAAGAGTGCTGGTTTAAGACCTTCCTGCTCCGAAAAGGACAGGGTGCAGAACCTCCCAACTTCCAAAGCTTCGAAgtaaaatttgtttttcctttgttAGGGCTGCGGGTAAATCAAGTTCTAATCCTTTCGTTGCTACTTTACTTCAAGCAATGCCTCAGAATTTAAAGGTACTACAGAGCAGCAGAATCTATACTATGAAGCTAGTTAAATCAAGTACATCTGAGCCCAAAAAgtctttctatctcactatCAGGCTATGAGGAATGCTAATTCAACTTGACAGTCATGAGGGATTCTGCACTAACTTTGGATGAGTAGCAGCATATATAGAAGAATTCACATCAGGCTTCAGGTGTGAAAGAAGATGCTGTATATCTGGACGAAGACTTTCTGCAGCTCTCGCGCAAAGAGCCAGGACCTCAGCTCTAGGCTTGCTATTAGCCTGGACAGGCCCTCCCTGCCCTTCATAATGGATAACATGATGGCTGAAACACAATgattattcaaataaatttttagaagcAATCATACCATGAAAAGCCAACCCATACACAGTTAAAGGAGCAAGAAACTAAAACTTACAGGAAGTCAATAAGATCTGCTATTTCCGATGCTTCAACTGGAGTTGATGGCTGTGAATTCCTCCCAAATACATCAACCATTGTGTTTAAAAGCAATAAGAGGGTCTGTAATGTGGTTGTGAAAATCataagataagaaaataaacaagcaCACCTTgtaaaaaagtaaatacaaCCGAGTAGGCAGTTAAGTAAAAGGTAGAAAATACTGAGCAGTTCTACTATACCTTATTGAAGAGAGAGTGAGCATTGGCAAGTCTTGGTAGCAGGGGACCCATTATTCGGAAAGCTATCCTCAACATTGCAACAGATGTTATTGGCCTGAGATGTTTAACAATTGCATGCGTCCCTTCTAGCCATTCCTGTGGAAGGTTACTGAAGAAAGAATGTAGCAAGGCAACTATATTACCTGGCAATACAACATGCGCACAATGGCCATTGTCCATGtcagtaattaataaatctacAAATAGAAGTAGGGAGAAACTAAAATATCATAGGGGAAGGTAATACCAATTGGAGCTAGGCCAATTTGTACACCTACAGGTAATTGCAGGTTGGGGTTATGATTGAACACCCAGATCCTTACCGTAAAATGACCAAACAAAAAAGTCTTGGACATAATttatgggaatgcaattaCTGGGTTAGATCCAGCATACGTAAGATTATCCCAGTGattatcattatttaaataacataataatagTGAATTTAATACCAGCAGTAGCAGAAACAACATGAAACAGAACTAAGCAAAAAATACCATACCAATGGCTGTTGAGGTATTGTCCTGAGCAGCCCATGTTGGATCCAACAAAGCATAGCCAACAGCAGAGTCTAGTTCCCCGAGTGATCTTTTGGCATCAGTGAGCCACCAACTCTCCTTTATTATACGAGATGCCTCCATATAAAGTTGCAAGTGAAAATCAGGAGGAAGCTGAGCCAGTAGGAGACCACAAGCTTGGATCAATAAGCAAGATAGTTGCTGGCAAGTATAACCACTTCGAGAAACAAAAGTAGCAGTATTGATTCCGGAAACTGAAGGATTTGATCTACTTGCACCTAAGGAATCTGTGCTTCCCCCTGAAGGGGATGTTGGTAAAACTGATCCTTGCCCAGCGCCATTAGAAGCTCCATGCAGACCATTGCTGGACTGTATTAGAGTTGGTTGTATATTAACCACAATTTGAACTAGAGATGATACAATCTGGGATGCAGTCACCGGAAGCGATAGCAGTTCAATTACTGCAGTTTCAAGAACCAGTTGAGTATAAGTTCCAGGATCCTGAATTTGATAGAAAGCTTTCTGGGCATCAGAAATATTTGTTGGCCCAGACTGAGACGTAGCTGGAGTTTTGGTGTTCGGATTCCGTAGTGAATTGCACAAACCATCTCCAAGTGATCCATACTTGGAATTGGTATTTAATGGGGGTAACATATTGTTCACAAGTCCCAACAACAGAGTTGCAAAATACTCAGGAGGTGGGCACATAACAGGGTTCGATGAACTAATGTGCTGTGGGAACGACTCGGAAAATGGTATCTGaaacaatttttttgtaataaagataaatagaAGCAGGAAGGTAAAGTAGCATGCAAAAgcaatatataaagaaatacaACAGGAATGAGAAGCAAGGAAGAGAGGGTAAATACCTTGCTGAGATCTAATACATTTAGTATCCGCACAATGAGCTTTCCAGGAAGATGACCATAAAAATATGCAAGTATATCACGAACAAATGTGAATCTTAAGGGGTGATATGCTAGAAATGGAGAATACATGGCCAGAACTCTATCAGCAGGATCTATGGCATCATTTTCAACGAGTCTATAAACAATTAAGGGGATGACAGGAAGCAAACGAGCTGCAATATCATCAAAGAATGTGGGATACCTACAGAGCTTATAACAAACAGTGTCAATTAAGCCACCTTTCAGAAGTGTAGGTTCAGTTAGAAAAGTAACTTCAGTTTTCATAAGAAAATGCATTAAATATAACATTGATAGAGAATACACgcccagaaaaaaaaaaaaaagaataaccTTCTCATCTTCCCAGTTGAAGTGTAGCTCCCAAATCACACACACATACGAATGGATGGTTAAAGGTGTAAGATCCACttccaatttctttttggcAAAACATCCTCTATATTCTATTAAGTAATTAAGATAAAGCAGTAGCTTATAAAACatccaatcaaaatatttaaagcaTCTTCACATGCTACACTTTCATGATTTCAGtgaaaccctaattttatCACTAAAAGGTTCAATCTACAACACAATGTTTTGACGTACAATAACAAAATTTTGGTCCAAGATTACTAATTGAAATTATTCAGCTAATTAAAAGTAATCCGGCAAGCTTGCCATAAGCATAGATAATTTTCAGCAATACAGAATTTTACAGAAGATTtcacaaaaaaaatttcaaaatggcATTTTTGTTTTCTGGTTCATAAATAATGCAGAACAAATGGTTTCAAACCAAGACCAGACAGCTAACACACCCTAAGATTTAGTATTAAAGTATcttcattttcaaagctaCATATTTGGTGCCAAAGCTTTCCCAGTTAAACAAATGCTAGCTTGTGGCCACACTAGATGTGATGCTACTCTTTCTTCTCAGCCCCTGAATTCAAACAATCACTTTCACATTAGTTTAAACATAGACGTCACTTCCAGCATCTTGAAGTATCAAGTTGCAAGATCCTGAAgattttgtttcttgacatcAAACTGATAAAGAGTCCACTTCCTGCTTATGAGTTATGAcataagaaaaactaaacaCATGTTCAAGTGGGTCCGGGTCACACTTTTTCAAGtacaaaaactgaaaaatctgACTTAATTATTCTTAACACATGGCATAGCTAGCCATTCTTTTTGCTTTGGACTTTCTAGCAAAAAATCAACCCATCACAGACATTTTCAATGacctcacattcataaataacaCATAGCTCAACTAGCTCAACCAATCATTAAATATTGTCAATGAACTCACATGCTTATGGTTACATCTCTATGAACCTAGTTTCCTATGTTGTGAAGATTTGGTAAGACATAGCAGAtacaaaaaaaacaaaagattgTCAACCAAGCTTGCTCCTTGAATTGCAGCTTTACTTTGTTAGATGCTACAATCTGCTGTTGCCCTTGCAttttatgtgcatccatttttgATAATTAACCAAAAGACTTCATTAAAAGTGCTCCAGATATCAGCTTCATTAAGAGCCTTAATAGAATATCCacgattaaatttttattcggttCTTAAGTTCCatgaattaaaaatcaaatggACCAACAGAACCTCAAGTACAAGAGCAGAGAAACCATATATAATTCCAATTAGCGAACACATGATAAACAAGATTTGACCTGTCCTTCCATGAGAGATGATTTCCAAGTGCTTTTTGCAACTCAAGACGCTTGAAAACTCCAGAGAAAAGCCAATGCTCAGGAGGCCCACGATTCAtacaaaataatttcactCTTTGTTGAAGCTCTTGCCTGTCAAGTAGACTGATCTGCAACATGCATTATGATACTATCACATGAGTATAAGCACAACAAACAAGTCAAACATGACTTGTGCATAGATCCAATAAACACCACATAAGCATATCTATTGGAGATAGGTTATAGAAATCTGAACAGTGGCTTTCCTGAAATCAAGGTATTAACTATCAAGATCAATAATCTCCTTAAACTAAGAGTGCATGTGGACTATTGTCCTAACAATTAGGGTGTGGTGGGGCCTAAGTGCCTAGTATAAAGTTCAACTCCTAACTATTACGGTACTTGTCACATGCATCTAATCCATAATTCTGCCACTAAATGTTTCCAAATGAATCCCTTATCTCCATAAACTAATCTAAAGAGATACAAAACCAGGCCTCATCCTCGAACCTCAAAAACTTAATGCAGTGGCTCTATAAACAATCATGCCCCCACTTCAGACCCTTTGCCACGACATCCTGaaccaaaatttatttttgcatcAAGTATCCATgattcaataaaatcatacaGTATCTCATCAGATTCTGTATCAACACATCTTACTTAAAATGTAGTTCTAAGATGATAGTAATGAAGAAAAGATTTCAAATAGCCAACACCAACCAATTAGAGATCAAGGTTGGATGATCTCAAGTAAAGTTTATACATCATCAAAATCAAGTCTTCAGTCGAAtgcaaaacaaaaagaatgcAGAATAAGAGAACAAACTATAAATGAACCTAAAATTAAGATGATTTTTATCTgtcatctttcttcttccttaataaagcttcttttcttattagaaaaaacaATGAGCCTTGCAGACATAATCACAGATTTAACAATATGCAAATGCAAAATACAAGATGAAATTGTAAAGATAACATACCACAATTCGCAAAGCATGAGGATCATCGTCACGGTCAGTGAGGGCAAGAAGCAAGATATCCAAAGGAAGCAGCTCATGACCCCAAACAAAAAACGCAAGGTTTGCACAAGTTTTCAACAGAAGGTCCTGAAAATTGAGGGGAAAACAACAATAACATAACATGAAAAAGTTTGGATATTCTAAACTAATATGCAGGCTTTAGTACATAGAATCTGGAGTAACCaaggaagaaaatataaaCCTGTAAGGAATGTCCATGCTGAAGTTCCATTTGAATACGATGAAGTAGAACATCCACCAtagtataaatatttgaagtcACTTCTTCAGGAGAGAATTCTCTCAAAACACGTGCCTGAACACCATCAGACAAAGTATTCCTTACATCCCATGTTTAAGGATCTTTAACAAATAACTAATGCAATCAACATTTTACCATACGACAATCATATTTTTTCCTGACCACTTTTTGCGTCATTCATATGGatctcaaattttttatttttttaacaaatatgGATTTCAGTTCTAATGATGGAGTTGATGAGCAACCTAGCTccagaaattaaaagaacaagGAGGTCACATTGTGGGTACAATCCACTTCATCCAGAAAATAACCACCTCACCATATGATTCTGTGTCTCTTTTTTTATGTGAATTgtgatttaaacaaaaaaaaaaaagcaattaaaagaTGGTAGAGTCATACCAGATTAACACTATTGATGTTTTCTGGATGCCCCTGCATCAGTATCCATGCACCAGCACACAGATATTGTCGGTGCTGAGGGAAACTATGGTTGATGTAAGTCATAACATAAGCAGGCTCAGCAGATGGTGAGAGAAGCTGGGTACATTGGTTGATAACAGTTGTCTCTGTCTGCAAAacaatatgataatataaCATTTATTTCACAGTTTAATCTCCCTGAATTTAAGATTTCTGCAAGTTTTGCATGATTTCTAATttgcaaaagagaaaagaagataaCTTTCAAGTTCGAGTTTGCAGGATACTCCTCAATAATGGCGGGCCAAGTCTCAGAAACTCTCAGGACtataattttgagaaattAAGGTCATCCATTATATGCAACCTTACCCCTATCCTTTTGTAACAGTTTCCACAATTTAACTTGTGACCTTCCGATCATGAAAGACCAAGGCGCATCCTCATACAATTTGTTAGGAAGGATTTATTCAATTGTTCTAAAGCATAAAGGCACATCCTTGCGTCAACCATGAAGTCATTTAAGTCGTATAAAAATTCTAGGAGAGTGCCCTTTAAGTTCCATATTCCTTGATTTTACCATTTCACTAGACACCAAAATGGAGATTCCTTTAGTTTCTTTCACAAATTTGTGAACTTTAGAGTTTACGTGGCCTTTCTTCAGCTGGCTTAGTTAGTGCAGCTCCCACTCAAATTATTTAACCATGAAACCAGGAAGCAGAAGAAACCTAAAAGACACTGGTATATAGAAAAGATACTCtcagtttttatatattttccaGTAAACCTACTGCATGTAAATATAGGCATCTTGTGCCATTTTATTTTAGGAAGTTAATAACTAATTCCGACTATAATAAGGAGAACTTGCACCATCTACAGCTAATAAAACATTCTTAAATTAAACACACTACAGACTTCTTATTTAAACACAATCCTAGAATTTTAGGAAATTTAATACTCTACCCATCATTCAACCTCATCTGACATTGAAGGTTGAGGCTCTTATAACTGATTAAACACTAATGAGCAGTGAAAGATCCCCATTGGATAATTTCTCCAACCAGCTATAATAGTTCAAGCCTTGACTAACAATGAAACTCAATCAGAAGcacaaaaacaattaaacAACACAAGCATTgtgaaaacaaaaaaggaagagaaagaaaaacaattaaatgcTAAACCTGCTGCCATTCTTGAATAGCTAGCCCCCTTTTATCTATCCTCCCACTCAAGGCATCATGAAGAAGAGAAGGAAAGTAGCGCAGTGTTTTCTCTGACCATGTGTGTTGGCTAGTTGCCATAATCTGTTCTAGCATAGTCTGGAGATAGAGCAAGTGATCAGCATCAGCAATGCCACGGGTTTTGATGATAATGGCAAGAGTAATTACAGTGACACGATTCAAAGTTTCAGTGAATTCAGTTGGACCCTGGAAAAAGATTCAGCAGTAAACTGTTAGTTTGGCTCATGTgagagaaataagaaaaaaataatccaaTTGGTGATGACAGGATCATACTTTCCCTTCTCTTTTCACAGAGAAAAAATCTCTCAgcgataaaattaaattcatgcACAAGTTTTCTGCAAGCCGAAATACACGATGATCTCCTCGTTTCCCTTTTAAAGTAGAAACTATTTTTGTAACATCATACATCAATGATTTGCTTTTCCCTTGGTACCTACAAATAATGGACATGTCACGAGCAAATTAAGTTTGCACTTATCTTGAGATTAAAGAAGTAAGATACAAGCTACCTATTGACGAGCATATGAAGCCCTATATTCTGATAAGAACAATGAATTGTTACAGCATTGTTCGTAATAAGTAACTAAATTGGAAAGTTCCAATAGGACACAGCATATGTATATGGGAAGCAAACAAAGAAACACCAGGAACAAGACAGCCTACAGTCAAGAGTCCGAAACAGAGATTATTCAGATGCCCGCATTCAGAAATACtatgtttttaaatttcaacaCATTGTGCAAATTATCATTTTCcctgaaagaaaatattagcTTCATCAGATGGACTCCACATGTTCTTGCCTGTATAGTGGAAGTAATCGGTAATTCACAATTTCAAACACCAGTAGAGTCACTCCAGGCTTGCTCAATAAGGATGGATACCTCTGTGCCAAATGCTGCAAAAAAAACTCAAGGCATGTTATTTTCACATCAACTAGCACATCTCCCCATATCATATACAAGCattagaaattcaaaaatGGCTGAACATTAACACAAGTGCAGAGAAGATTACAGAGTAAGGAGAGGGGAGTGGGCACATAAATCACAAAAGggtatgaaattaaaatttaaaggatCCTTCAGCTGTTACAGATAAAAATTACAACAATTAGTAGGGTAGCAGGAAGTgcttgtaataaaaaatattagccATTTAGTTAATCATCTTCTCATTCTACCTTTTGTCAAAATCAGAAAGTTAATCTTATTCTCAGGAATGAAGAGTAGAACACAGCTATTCCCTTCTACTTTGTCTAAAATGATTTTGCCTTCAATTCTTTTCCCATTTCCTCTCTTTGCACAAATAGCTAAATTCCTATTGCTAAACGAATAAATGTAATTGAGCATGtcaattttgaaagaaatatgaaaaaagtAACATTACCTATGCCTAGATCCCAGAATGACAAGAAACTAGAAAAACCTTCTTAATTGTAGCCAACATCTTATTACaaataattttgacaaatcaagaaaaaaggagaaatttcctattaattctttttatttactagTCTCAAGTGTTACAAAATCTATGGTCTAGATTCAAGTGAAAAGTATCTGCTAAAACACcctcaaaaaaatattaaaaaaaaaaaaaaatttagtttcttttccCAAATCCTTGACTTTTGTTGCATGCATCgcagtaaaatttttattctataatattgttaaataaatGTGGATTTATGATTTTGTTAGTTACTCAGTTTTTGGCATCATATtcaaaaaacttaaatttgaACATTTCCAATTTCTGaattataatgaaattttaaaatttcaagcTTTGAGTTTGTCTCAATCATGTCTCTCTAGGCTCTAAAGATCTACTGAttctttatttgaaaaatgttTGCTGTTACTTTCTTCTATGGCATGAAAGATATAAAGTATAAAGAAAAGTTGTTTTTAGCTCTGagaaaatataactaaaatcCATTGAGAATACTAGTAATGTAGTACCTGCTACTTTCTAGTCAAAATCTTGCCAATCTATGTATCAGGAAGCAGAATGAATTGCAAAAAggaaagacaaaaagaaagagagattcAAGCCCATGATGGCCATGGCCCATTACATGCATGTGGAATGGCATAAATTTGAGGCACTGCAATCATGTCCATGACATAAATGCATAGATGATTCAAAACCATGCCACTAGGGGAGAAGAATGTATAAGACAAGTAGAAACCATCAACAAATTGGTAGTTCTTAAACCTATACCTGGCATGTCCTCTACCTACATATTTGCATCAAGCCACAGCATTTTATCACCCAACCACAATTTAGaaggtaaaagaaattacactGAAGTGCGAACGAAACAATGAGTGAGGTGCAATGAGCAGCAATCGACAGTATGTTTCAACCATTGCAATGCTAGGAATAACCTGCAGCACATATTAGAATCATATCAGAAGCAATTGTCGAACATTTAGACATCTTATGTATCTTTGCATTCTAGGATTGCAATTGTTCAGAGAATTCATTTTCACTAACACTTTGTGCTTGTTTGCTTCAActtcttttttcataaaaaaatgaaatttcatggagaaaaaaagaaagaaagatgaaaggAGAGTCCAATATGGAGGATAAGGTATCCTATAATCTTCAACATACAGCTATAAAGACACACACAAGAACGAAGTTTAAGGTAATAACACTCAAAGAAAATCCCCCTAAAACCTCCAGAAGCATATACCCACAAAATTGTCAAACTTGGTTAGCTAGACTAAAGATGCACTTCCGGAAAATGCATTCCTACTTTATGCCAGATTTTTTTAAGAGAAGATAGTTTTCATATAAAGTTGCTTTTGAAGATTGTGAAAATGAAATCTCAAATTTCCTTGCAACCAATTTATGGAGCAAATCTTGtcttagcaatttttttcaTGCCTAAAATATGGttcaataacaaaataaagcaTTTCATAATATGCACCATATCCTAAAACTTTTCTTCTCTGTATTTCAGGAAATTGATTGTCATTGATTAACTGATTGCATTATTTTGGCATGAGATATCTTCATAATTTGACTTCGAATAAAAAGCAGTACCTGCCCAGCAAATAAAGAATCTTCCAGTTGAAAGACCAACTTTAGACATAGATTCAGTGAAAGGCCAGATAATAACGATATTGGTAACGGGTTTACTTCCCTCATCACCATTAATCTCTCATTGGACTGCATACTTGTCCCTGCTAACTCAGAAACTCCAGCAGAGGATAACCAATTCACCACTGTTTCACAAGCTGGCTGTGACATAGTGTAGGACACAACCCAAAACATTCCAATTGATCTATCATCCATATTCATGTAATCAATCATGCGATCACCTGAAATGGAAagtaaaaaagattaaaaatactGAACTTACCATATGGTACTTCATCATGTTCCCTAGGTAGTAATAAatctcaatttaattattgtatcACCAAGAAATATTATCAGAAAGATGGCTTTAAGTATGCCATTAGTGTTAAATCCTGTTCTGAAAGAAAACAccaaagaaaatatgagaCTGTTGAGGATGTTAGGCTTTTGTAGGAAGGAAGGATTTACAAGCATGCACTTTTAATGTGTTTTTGCATCTAATTTTTATACCACCTATCTATAcagataaaaatattgaataaacgTGTCACCAACAATTCTAAGTTAAATTTGTTATGGACAATAAGCACATTAAGTGCCATTATATTACCACTTGGGCTCTTATCATATCTGTTGCATGAGGTCCAACAGCATTGGAAAGCTGTAATGCAGCTAATTTTATGCTTTGATTTCTTCTTTGCGACCTTTTAGAGAAGAACATTGTATTCCTACAATATATCATTTTCACCTTTTTCCTTCACGTCCTTGGTCataattatgatttatttgAACATAAAAACgttgacaaaaataaaacacgTGAAAAAACACATAGCACAAACTAAGACATGTGCAATTTGTACATGACTTACGATGAGAAGAACCTAAAATCAGTATTCTATGACCACAGAATGATGATGTGAAgtagaaaagtaaaagaagtAAATTAGCTGGATATTCAATAAAAGTTTCTAATCCTAATCACCAacaataactaaataataaaaaaatttcaactgGAATTACATTGGAGAGAAATATACCTTTGGTCACTGTTCTCCACCATTCATCTATTTGCTTTCCTTTCTGAAGCTGCTCACTATTCAGATATTCTCTCGTCGATGTGTTCAATGACCAGATACGCAAGTTCTGACAGCTGCTTATAAAATCAAGCAATATGCTTTGAGGATTATTAGGGTCTGAACTTCGATCTTCTCTATGAAATGACATAATCTTTCTTGTTGTCTCTACCTGCCACCAGAATTGCAATGCCAAAGTTTGAATGTGAGGAAGTAGAATCCCAAACAAACAGGAAGCATTTTACCCTTAATAAGTGACAGTTGACTGCTACCAACAAATGTGTAAAAGCTGATAGATATGAACAAGGAAAGACCAAATGAAGTCAGCTATGCAGTGAATGTGAAGGAGAAGATGCAATAGTGTATTGCTGCAGTAGAAggcattaaaattttacactGAAAAACAACCTTTCTAGCATCTGTAGTTAATGCATTCACCACAATCTCGACTCGAATAATTTGTGCAAGCAGCCACGTCATATGATTCGTGCGAAGAATGTGCTGATCACCTTCTGTGAGACGTGCAACTAGCTTATCCACGAAATCAACAAAATCAATACATCCACTCTTCATAAGGAAAAATAGTATGTCGGAGAAGACAAGCCACTCCTGCCAACAATTAACTTCTGCAGTTTACCAAAGGAGAAGGTCTAagagttaatatatttttctagaCCATCTGCATCAAAgaaatcatataaataatatgaattcAACATTAACAGTACGAAAATGATGAGCAGCTTTATCCAGTTGATATACTGTGCTACCATGAGAAACCGATCTACTACATCTCTTGGTCTAACATCATGATTTAGGCTTAGCAATAGAATCAAAAATTCAacattacaaaaaaaattatgaaaagagTCAACAATCCTCAATAACCACATATAGCCACAGCaaatgaaaaaggaataaaCATTTGCCTGAATTTGTTAGCTTCAGTAGTTCAACAATTCTATCAATTGTTGCCTCACAAATCATGCTAGAAACGAAAACAGCACCAGGAGTAGGCCCATGAGCAGGATTCCTATAGCTGGGAGCCACAAGTAGCACTCGCTTCCACCAGTCAGGTGATGGAGTAGTGCGAAGAGCATGCCTTATACACCGCAAAGCTCTTTCCCAATCCAAACTTCCCCTCTGAATGGAATTTGCAAGATCCTACACAATAGAGAGATATAGAACTTGATCATTACACCATAACAAGCAACAAGGCATGTCTATCAAGGGGACAGGATTTTATGCACAAAGGAAGCTTGTTGGGTGGAGGTTTTTCCCATGTGTAATATGGGTAACAGGCTCACATACAGTAAACAGTAATACTATGTGTGACAATTTACCATAAAACTCTGTAATCACTTGAAATACTAGCTAGAGTCAAATACCATATGAatcaaatttatgttttcaGGGCTCTTTTCTCCATGTGTGTAACTTAAAGGTCATTTCAGTAGAAATCAAAGTGGTTTAAAGTTCTCCTTTACAACAAAGATCCAACAATGGGAATGGGGAGGGGTGATGAAGTGATGTAGTATGTAGTTACTCTGTATAGGCATAAATCAAATCTTAACCATGACCAAAGCTTCTCTTCGACAGGTAAACCAGACGTGATCATGACCCAAGCCCATCTTCAGCAGGATTATTCACAATTATAATTCTTGTATTAGCAATTCTAGTAGTAGGGaacttaaaaaggaaaagtaatttcatattttgtaGGACTGTTAAgcaattttctattttatttctccACATGAGGATGTAATCTTTACAGGCAAATTAGGGATTTTTGGTTGACCTGGGCGACTGAGGTAACTCAAAAATCCTGTCCTCAGTTTGTATTGCAGGCTCCAACTTGCCTGCATGAAGCCAGAATTGTTAGTGATTATTGTAGTATTCTTGGTATGA comes from Ricinus communis isolate WT05 ecotype wild-type chromosome 5, ASM1957865v1, whole genome shotgun sequence and encodes:
- the LOC8258911 gene encoding mediator of RNA polymerase II transcription subunit 23 isoform X2 translates to MDQNQRSIAATTAASRGYQFQPARAAIIDLFNLYLGRSSRQKHDDSTREPPNKTQKRVLALNRELPPRNEQFLINFEQLQSQFPDLANSIQRGSLDWERALRCIRHALRTTPSPDWWKRVLLVAPSYRNPAHGPTPGAVFVSSMICEATIDRIVELLKLTNSEVNCWQEWLVFSDILFFLMKSGCIDFVDFVDKLVARLTEGDQHILRTNHMTWLLAQIIRVEIVVNALTTDARKVETTRKIMSFHREDRSSDPNNPQSILLDFISSCQNLRIWSLNTSTREYLNSEQLQKGKQIDEWWRTVTKGDRMIDYMNMDDRSIGMFWVVSYTMSQPACETVVNWLSSAGVSELAGTSMQSNERLMVMREVNPLPISLLSGLSLNLCLKLVFQLEDSLFAGQVIPSIAMVETYCRLLLIAPHSLFRSHFSHLAQRYPSLLSKPGVTLLVFEIVNYRLLPLYRYQGKSKSLMYDVTKIVSTLKGKRGDHRVFRLAENLCMNLILSLRDFFSVKREGKGPTEFTETLNRVTVITLAIIIKTRGIADADHLLYLQTMLEQIMATSQHTWSEKTLRYFPSLLHDALSGRIDKRGLAIQEWQQTETTVINQCTQLLSPSAEPAYVMTYINHSFPQHRQYLCAGAWILMQGHPENINSVNLARVLREFSPEEVTSNIYTMVDVLLHRIQMELQHGHSLQDLLLKTCANLAFFVWGHELLPLDILLLALTDRDDDPHALRIVISLLDRQELQQRVKLFCMNRGPPEHWLFSGVFKRLELQKALGNHLSWKDRYPTFFDDIAARLLPVIPLIVYRLVENDAIDPADRVLAMYSPFLAYHPLRFTFVRDILAYFYGHLPGKLIVRILNVLDLSKIPFSESFPQHISSSNPVMCPPPEYFATLLLGLVNNMLPPLNTNSKYGSLGDGLCNSLRNPNTKTPATSQSGPTNISDAQKAFYQIQDPGTYTQLVLETAVIELLSLPVTASQIVSSLVQIVVNIQPTLIQSSNGLHGASNGAGQGSVLPTSPSGGSTDSLGASRSNPSVSGINTATFVSRSGYTCQQLSCLLIQACGLLLAQLPPDFHLQLYMEASRIIKESWWLTDAKRSLGELDSAVGYALLDPTWAAQDNTSTAIGNIVALLHSFFSNLPQEWLEGTHAIVKHLRPITSVAMLRIAFRIMGPLLPRLANAHSLFNKTLLLLLNTMVDVFGRNSQPSTPVEASEIADLIDFLHHVIHYEGQGGPVQANSKPRAEVLALCARAAESLRPDIQHLLSHLKPDVNSSIYAATHPKLVQNPS